The Mumia flava region GCGGCGTCGGTGCTCGGGCACCGGCGCCGCCGTCGTCGTCGCCCCTCCGGCGCCGTTGACTGATCGCTCGCTCAGCAGCAGGATGTGGTCCGTGACCGACCACGAGACCCCGAGCCGGGTGACGGACCTGCTCGCCGCGCTGGACGCGTTCATCGACGAGGACATCCGCCCGCTCGAGGAAGCCGACGACAACCTCCGGTTCTTCGACCACCGGCGGGAGTTCGCCCGCACCGACCTCGAGCGCGACGGCGCGCCGAGCCAGGACTGGCTCGACCTCCTGGCCGAGGCGTGCCGGCGGGCCGATGCAGCGGGCTTCTACCGGTACGGGATCCCGTCCGAGCTGGGCGGCCGCGACGGCACGAACCTCGACATGGCGATCATCCGCGAGCACCTCGCGGCCCGGGGGCTCGGGCTGCACAACGACCTGCAGAACGAGCACTCGATCGTCGGCAACCTCGTCTTCGTCGAGCTCCTGCACCGGTTCGGGACGCCCGAGCAGCGCGAGCAGCTCGTCGAGCCGTCGATCCGCGGCGAGGCCGGCCTCGCCTTCGCGCTCACCGAGCCCGACCACGGCTCCGACGCGACCTGGATGACGACGCGTGCCGTGCGCGCCGGCAGCGACTGGCTGATCTCGGGCGCGAAGCGGTTCAACACGCTCGGGCCGAGCACGACCCACGACGTGGTCTTCGCCCGCACGTCCGGTGACGACGGCGACGCCACCGGCATCACGGCGTTCATCGTGCCGATGGACGCTCCCGGGCTGGACGTCCCGATGCGCTGGTGGACGTTCAACATGCCGAGCGACCACGTCGAGCTCAGGTTGGACGACGTCCGCGTCCCGTCCTCGTCGATCCTCGGGGCCGAGGGCGAAGGGCTCGCCGTCGCCCAGACGTTCGTGCACGAGAACCGCATCCGCCAGGCCGCCTCGGGCGTCGGCGCCGCGCAGTACTGCATCGACCGCTCGGTGGCGTACGCGAAGGAGCGGACCGTCTTCGGGCGGTCGCTCGCACGCAACCAGGCGATCCAGTGGCCCTTGGTCGAGCTGCACACCGAGGCCGCGATGGTCCGCACGCTCGTCCGCTCGGTGTCCGCGCAGATGGACGCGCTCAAGGAAGCCGACGAGCCGCTCGTGCAGATCGGCCACCTCGTGTCGATGTGCAACTACCGAGGCAACCGACTCGTCTGCGATGCCGCCGACCGCGCGATCCAGGTGCACGGCGGACTCGGATACACCCGCCACCTGCCGTTCGAGCACATCTACCGCCACCACCGCCGCTACCGGATCACCGAAGGGTCGGACGAGATCCAGATGCGTCGGGTCGCCGGTCACCTGTTCGGATACCTGTGAGCGCGCGGACGATGAGCACCGCGACGCCGAGCGACCCCGCACACGAACGTGCGCAGCGCCTCCAGCAGCTCGTCCGCGACGCGACGGGGACGGCCGGACCCGTGCTGCTGGAGCGCCTGACCGGAGGCGCGAGCCGGGAGACGCTCGCCGTGACCACGGGCGACGGCGACGAGCAGCAGCTCGTCCTGCGGATCGACGAGACCGGCGGGCTCGGAGGCGTCAGCCTGCAGGTCGAGGCCGCCGCGATGCGTGCCGCCGACGACGCCGGGGTCGCGGTCCCGAGGGTCCACGCCGTCGGGACGGACCCCGCCCTCGGCGCCGCGTACATGCTGATGGACCGCATCGACGGCGAGACGATCGCACGCCGCATCCTGCGCGACGACCGCTTCGCGGCGGCCCGCACAGGGCTGGTCGGTGAGCTCGGCGCCACCCTCGCCCGCCTGCACACGATCGAGGTCGGTGACGACCTGCTCGCTCCTGCGCCGGAGCCGCTCGCCGCGCTCGACGACCTCGCCGGGGCTCGCCCACCAGCGCCGGGGCTCGCACTCGGCCTGCGCGCTCTGCACGACGAGCGTCCCGAGCCGGGCGCAGAGTGCCTCGTGCACGGCGACTTCCGCCTGGGCAACCTGATGGTCGGCCCCGACGGCCTGCGCGCGGTGCTCGACTGGGAGCTGGTGCACCGCGGCGACCCGGTCGAGGATCTCGGCTGGTTGTGCGCGAAGGTCTGGCGCTTCGGTTCGCCGCACCCGGCCGGCGGTCTGGGGACACGCGACGAGCTCCTCGACGCGTACGCCGAGGTCGCCGGGTGGCGCCCGTCCGACGCGCGGCTGGCGTGGTGGGAGCGCTACGCGACGGTGCGGTGGGGGCTGATGTGCCGCGTCCAGGCAGACCGACACCTCAGCGGTGCCGAGCGGTCGATGGAGATGGTCGCGATCGGGCGCCGGTCCGCGGAGCAGGAGTTCGACGTGCTGCTCGGGCTCGGCCTCGACCACCCCCACGAGACGCGCGAGGTCCTCGACGACGCGCCGCCCGCCGCCACCGGGCCGTACGGGAGCCCGACGAGCGACGACCTGCTCGACGGGCTGCTCCACTTCCTCGGTACGGAGGTGGTGCCGGCGGGCGGGAGCGTCGGCTTCCAGGCCCGTGTCGCCACGAACCTGGCGCGCACCGTCCGCCGCGAGGCACGGCTCGGCGAGGAGCACCGCGCGCGCCACCGCGTACGCCTGGACCGGCTCGGCGTCGCCGACGACGACGAGCTGAGCCGCGCCATCGTGACGGGGTCGCTCGACGACCGCTGGGAGGCGGTCGCCGAGGTCGTGCGGGAGAGCGTGCGGGACCGGCTCGCGGTGGCCAACCCCGCGCACACCGCGCAGCCGGGATGACCGGGGCGGGCGCCGGGCACCGCGGCCGGCGGCTGCCCGCGCCCTATGATGTGGCCAGGCCGAGGGAGGCGGGATGACGACGGACCGGAGCGCGACCGCAGCAGGGACGTCGCGCGACTGGCGCACGTTCGAGCCCGTGCCGTTGACCCCGATCCTCGCCGGTGCCCTGGAGGCGTTCTACGAGCACGGATACCACGGCACGACCGTCCGCGACATCGCGCGACGTGTCGGCGTGACCGTCCCGGCGCTCTACTACCACCACCCGAGCAAGGAGGCGCTGTTCGTCACGCTCCTCCTGCTCGGGACCGACGACGTCGCCGACCGTGCCGAGGCTGCAGTCGCGGACGCCGACGACGCGGTGCAGGCGCTGTCCAACCTGACCGAGGTGGTGGTGCTGCACATGACCACGCGCCACAAGCTCGCGGCGCTCGACCTGGAGGCGCGCTACCTCGGGCAGGAGAGCCGCGCCCGGTACGCGGCCCCGCGCCGGCGCATCGACGCGCTGGTCGACCGGGTCGTTGCCGACGGGGTGGAGAGCGGGCAGTTCCACCCGACCGACGTGCACGAGGCGGCTCGGGCCCTGCTCGGGATGTGGCAGTCGATCGCGCGGTGGTTCCGTGACGACGGCACGCTCAGCGGCGAGGAGATCGCCGCCCGCTACGTGCCGCTGTCCCTCGCCACCGTCGGCCACGGCGGCTGAGCCCGACGGCTCGGCTCGGCTCGGCCCGGCGGCTCGGCCCGACGGCTCGGTGGTCGATCCCGCCGCGGTCCAGGAAGCGCCCCGCGCGATGGAGGCGAACGACGCGAAGAGCCGAGCTGTCGGTCTGATGTCCCGAGACATCACAGATCCAGACTGTCGGTGTCCCGCCGTAGTCTGTACACATGTTCGAATCGGTGTCGCCTTCGACGGTTGTGGAGGCTCTGCGCAGCCGGGTGGTCGACGCCGTCGACGGGGTGCTCGAGCAGATCGCCGCGCTCGACCCGGGTGATGTCGCGATGGGGGCCGCGGAGGTCGAGGTGGTCGCGCTGTGCGAGCGGCTGGTGCGGGTGACGCAGGCGACGCAGACGACCGCGGTCGCGGCGCTCGAGGCGCGGCGGCGTGCGGTCACGCATGTGCCGCAGCACGAGGAGACGATCGAGCGGTCGCTGCGCACCGAGGTGGCGATGGCACGCCAGGTCTCGGCGTCGGCGTCGGGCCAGTCGCTGTTCGAGTCGCGGATGCTGCAGGAGCTGCCGTCGACGGCCGCGCTGTTCGAGCAGGGTGCGATCTCTGTCGGTGTGGTGCGGGAGGTGTGCCGTGAGGTGCAGTTCCTCTCCGCCGAGCACCGTGCGCGTCTCGACTCCGAGCTCGCCGAGAGCCTCGGGTCCCTGACCCCGAAGCGCGCGGGCAAGGCAGCCCGGCGGCTGACCCTTGCCCTCGATCCGCACGCGGGCTACGTCCGGACCATGCGGGCACGGGGCGAGCGGCAGGTGAGCCTGACCCGCGAGCTCGACACGATGGCGACGCTGCGGGTCTACGGCCCGGCCGAGCAGCTCGCAGCGGCCTACCACGCCCTCGACGACCACGCGAGCGCCCGACGGGCCGACGGGGATCCCCGCACCGTGTCGCAGCTGCTCGCCGACACCGCGCTCGAGCGGCTCACCGGTGCCGCGGTCGACACCGACGGCCGGGCGCCGATCCGCACCGAGATCAGCCTCCTCATGCGACCCGAGACGCTCTTCGGCACCGAGGACACACCGGCGGTCCTGGACGGCTACGGAGCCGTCCCGGCCGAGCTGGCCCGTGAGCTGGTCACCGACGCGGGAGCCACGGCCTGGATCCGCCGCCTGTTCACCCGCGCCGACGGGCAGCGGCTGTCGCACGCGGATCCACGACGTCGCCGGTTCCCACCCGCGGTCGCACGGCTCGTCCGCTCGGTCGACGCCGAGTGCCTGCGGCCCTGGTGCGACTGCCGGGCCCGTGACATCGACCACCGCCTGCCCCACCATCGAGGCGGCCCGTCGACAGGAGCGAACGCCGACCCGGCCTGCCGCGGCAGCAACCAGACCAAGGAAGCGCACGGCTGGCGCGTCACCGGCGAGACCAGTGGCCCACCACCCGACCAGCCAACCCCCGACAAGCCAACCCCGAAGAGACCAGACCCGAGCACGCCAGCCCCGAACAGACCAGACCCGAGCACGCCAGCCCCGAGCAGACCAGACCCGAACAGGCGAGACTCCCTGCACGGCGGGGTCGCCGACGCCCCACGCGTGGTCACCTGGACGACCCCCACCGGACACCGCTACACCTCGACGCGACCCGGTCCACACGGTCACGGACCAACGATGATCGTGACAAGACCCCCGACCTCACCGCTCGAGCGACGGCTGTGCTCGATGGTCCGTCAAGCACGCCTCGATCACGAGAACGCCGACGCCAGAGCGGCATGGGACGAAGCAACACACCTGCCCGACGACCCGCCCCACGACTGACCCGTTGCCCTCGACTCGCCCCTGAGCCCAGGCACCCGGGCTGAGCCCTCGCGGTCGCCCTCGGGTGAGGCGCGCCGTGGGCGGTGGGTCGCCTCGCCTCGCCGCGCGCCGCTGCCGACTCTCAGCCGACCGAGTGCAGGCAGAGCACGTTCCCCTCGGAGTCCTTGAACCACGCCGCGGCCGGTCAGGATTGGTCTCGAGGTACGCGCCGGGGTACGCGGACGTGTCCTTTCGCTCGGCGCTGCGCCTCAGAGGCGCTCGACGACGGTCGCGTTGGCCATGCCGCCGCCCTCGCACATCGTCTGGAGACCGTAGCGCCCGCCGGTCGCCTCGAGGTGGTTCACCAGGGTGGCCAGCAGGCGCGTCCCCGAGGCCCCGAGCGGGTGGCCGAGCGCGATCGCGCCACCGCGGGGGTTCAGCTTCTCCGGGTCGGCGTTGAGCTCCTGGGCCCACGCCAGCGGCACCGGCGCGAACGCCTCGTTCACCTCGTACGCGTCGATGTCGTCGATCGCCAGCCCGGCCCGCTCGAGCACCTTCTGGGTCGCCGGGATCGGCCCGGTGAGCATGATCTCGGGGTCCGATCCGCACACCGCGAAGCTGTGCAGCGCGGCGCGCGGGGTCAGCCCGAGGGCCGCGGCCGTGTCCTCGCCCATCAGCAGCGCGGCCGATGCGCCGTCGGTCAGCGGCGAGGAGTTGCCCGGCGTGATCACCCAGTCGATCTCCGGATACTGCTCGGAGTAGCGGTCGTTCGCGAACGCGGGACGCAGGCCGCCGAGGCCCTCGGCCGTCGTGCTCGCCCGCACCGTCTCGTCGGCGGCGTGCACGGTGCCGTCCGGCAGCGTGACCGGCACGATCTCGTCGGCGAACCTCCCGCTCGTCGTGTGCTCCGCGGCGAGCCGGTGCGAACGCGCGGCGTAGGCGTCGACCTCTCCGCGCGAGAGCTTCCACCGCGACGCGATCAGCTCGGCGCCGATCCCCTGCGGGGGCAGGCTGGCGAAACGTTGGGCGAGCGGCCCGAACGGGTCTCCGTCCATGGTCGGCGTGCCCATGGGCACCCGGCTCATCGACTCCACGCCGCAGGCGATGGCCACGTCGTACGCGCCGGCCATGATGCCCTGCGCGGCGAAGTGCACGGCCTGCTGGCTGGAGCCGCACTGCCGGTCGATCGTCGTCGCGGGGACGGTCTCGGGGAAGCCCGCCGTCAGCAGGGCCGTGCGGCCGATGTTGAGTGCCTGGTCGCCGGCCTGGTCGACGCAGCCGGCGATCACGTCGTCGACCTTCCCTGCCTCGACGCCGGTGCGCTCGATCAGCGCGGTGAGCGTGGTGGCGAGCAGCTCGGCGGGATGCACCCCGGACAGGGCGCCGCCGGGCTTGCCCTTGCCGGAGGCGGTTCGGACGACGTCGACGATCACGGCACGGCGCATGGCGGGGGCCTCTCTGGTGGATTGACTGAGCGCTCGCTCAATTCTGGGAGCAGGAGAGATCGCTGTCAAGGCACCGCAGGACCGCGACCGCCGTGTCTCGGCCGACCTCGCTGCGGGCATGCTCGCCCCGGTCCGCGCTCGCCCGAGCACGACGACGGCCGGCCCGGCGGGAGCCGGACCGGCCGTCGTCGACCGTGCGGGGCACCGTCGCGAACGACGGCGGATGGTGGAGCTGGCGGGAATCGAACCCGCGTCCTCCAGCGCAGGACCAGGACTTCTCCGAGCGCAGTTCGTCATGTCGTGTTCTCAGCCCCGACGCTCGGACGAACACGTCGTCGACAGGCTCAGTCGCTGTGAATGTCCCCTGTCAGTCCCGCGACCGGACTAACAGAGCAAGCCTCCTAGCTGAGGCCGGTGACTGGGACGGAGGCGCTCCCAGGCCGACCCTTCGCGGTACTCGCCTCAGGCGGCGAGAGCGAAGTCAGTGCGCTTGGAATCGGCACTTGTTGTTTTCCAAGGAACGTTCACGAGATGACCTTGGATTCTCGGCTCGCTTCTCCTGATTCGTACGACCGAAGTCGAAACCGATCAGCCCCGCTGTGATGTTGTCAAAACGCGCCGGTGGAACCGACGCCTGAACTCTACCCCGCACAACCCGCCCCGGACGAACGGTATTCCCGGCGCGGCCGATCTACCCTGCACGAGTGAGGCCGTGCGTATGGCTCCTGCTGGCGGCCGTGCTCGCCGCCGGGTGCGCGGGCACGGACGGCGACACTGCGCGCAGCGACGGCGGCTCGTCCGCGAACGCCGTCGTTCCTGCTGCGAGCGCATCCACCACCGCGGCCCGGCCGGCGGCCTCCTCGGCGCCGCAGCGGACCGCCGACCGCACGACTCCCCGTACGACGCCCCGCGCGGAACCCCGCCGGGCGTGCCGGTCGGGACCGCGCCGGACGGCCGACGGCACGCGCCGGTTCTGGACGAAGGACAGGCGGTGCTACACCTCGCGCTGGTACGCAGGCGCCCACCGCCGCATGATCCCGTTCGGCTGCACCCGCGCTCCCTGGTATCCGCCGTCGTCACGCTGCGCCCGGGGCCGCGGCTTCCACCACGGCCTCGACCTCGCGATGCGCAAGGGCACGAAGGTGTACGCGGGCGTGCGGGGACGGATCGTGACCCGCGGGCTCGGGTCCGCGTACGGCAGCCGTGCGGTGATCATCCGCTCGCGCGGCCGCGACGTCCTGCTCGGACACCTGCGATCGCGTCGGGTGTCCCACGGCGACCGGGTCCGTCGCGGCGACCTGGTCGGCCGATCCGGGGCGCGGGGCGCGCCGGACGGCCCGCACCTGCACGTCGAGGTCCGCCCGGCCCGGGGGTCGTACCTGTCGGCCGTCAGCCCGCGTCGGGTGCTGCGCCTACGCGTGGCGGGGTGAGGGTCTCGATCGCTCGCTCCGCTCGCGCCTCGACCAGCGGATGGGTGACCCTCGCGCCTCGACCAGCGGATGGGTGACCCTCGCGCCTCGACCAGCGGATGGGTGACCCTCGCGCCTCGACCAGCGGGAGGAGCTCAGGCGTCGAACAGCGCCAGGCCGTTGCGCCAGAGGACGTCGCGCAGCCAGTCGTCACCGAGGTCGAGCCGCGCGAGCGCCTCGACCTGGTGGGCGTACGCGTACGGGATGTTCGGGAAGTCCGACCCGAGCAGCACCCGCGGCTGCAGGTCCTTCAGGCGCCCCAGGTCGTCGGTCGGGAACGGCGTGGTCTCCTCGGTGAAGTCGGTGAAGACCATCGTGGTGTCGAGCCGCACGTTCGGGTAGCGCTCGGCGAAGTCGAGGAACGCGCCGTACTCCGGCACGCCCATGTGCGCCACGATCATCGGCAGCGTCGGGAACGCCGCCAGCACACGTCCGATCAGCTCCGGCCCGGTGAACCTCCCCGGCGCCGGTCCCGAGCCCGCGTGCACGACGACCGGTGTCTGCGAGTCGGTCAGCGCACCCCACACCTCGTCGAGCATCGGGTCGGTCGGGTCGAACTCCCCCACCTGGATGTGCGTCTTGAAGATCTCGGTCCCGGCGTCGATCCGCGCGCGGACGTACGCCCCGGCCTCCGGCTCCGGGTAGAAGGTGGCGCTGCGCAGGGCGTTGCCGTAGGTGTCGGCGAAGTCCGCGGCCCAGTCGTTCAGGAACTCCGCGATCCCCGGCTTGTGCGCGTACGGCAGCGCGGAGAAGCGGAGCACCCCCATCCGCTCCAGGTGCGCGACCCGCTCCCCGTCCGACCAGCGGTAGGTGATCGGCCACTCGCGGCCCGTCAGCGGGCCGGCGGCGTCGAAGTACGACCACACCTTCTGCATCACCCGCGGCGGGAGGAAGTGCACGTGAGCGTCGAACAGCCCCGGGATCCCGAGCCGTGCGCAGAACTCCGGGAGCCCGTCATCGGACAACGCAGCATCCGACAACGCAGCATCGGACAACGCAGCGCCCGGAAGGGGGTCGGTCATCCCGGCATCCCCTTGATCCTGCGGCCGATCTCGGTCTGCACCTCTCGGGTCGCCTGCCGCTCGGCGATCGCCTGCCGCTTGTCCCACGCCTTCTTGCCCCGGGCGACCGCGACCTCGATCTTCGCGCGGCCGGAGGAGAAGTAGAGGGACAGCGGGACCAGGGTCACGCCCGGGTTGGAGACGGCCTTCTCGATCTTCTCGATCTCACGGCGGTGCAGCAGCAGCTTCCGCTTGCGGCGGGCCGTGTGGTTGGTCCACGTCCCCTGTGCGTACTCGGGGATGTGCACGCCGTGCAGCCACACCTCGCCGTCCTCGATGTCGGCCCAGCCGTCGGTGAGGTTCGCGCGGCCCTCGCGCAGCGACTTGACCTCGGTGCCGGTCAGCACCAACCCCGCCTCGTAGGTGTCGTCGACGTGGTAGTCGTGCCGCGCCTTGCGGTTCTGCGCGATCAGCTTCCTGCCCGGTTCCTTGGCCATTCCTCCATTGTCCAGGTCGCGTCCAGACGTTTACAGCCAGTTCATCGGGTCCCGGGTGTTGCCGTTCTTCAGGACCATGAAGTGCAGGTGGCATCCCGTGGAGTACCCGGTGCTCCCGACGTAGCCGATCGTCTCGCCACGGCTGACGTACTGGCCCTCGTAGGTGGAGAACTGCGAGAGGTGGTTGTACGTCGTGGCGACGCTCGCCCCCCGCATCCGGCCGTGGGAGATGATGACGCGGTTGCCGTAGCCGGCGTTGTAGTACGCGCCGATCACCGTGCCGCTCGCGGCGGCGTACACCGGGGTCCCGCAGCCGACGCCGAAGTCGGTGCCGTCGTGGAGCTTCCAGACGTGCAGGATGGGGTGGAAGCGCATCCCGTACGACGACGTGATCGGGCCGGAGACGGGGTACGAGAGGCCGCCGCCGCCACCACCGCCACCGCCGCCGCCGCCGCCGGAGGAGGAGCCGCCGCCGGACGACGAGCCGCCGCCCCCTCCGCCGCCACCGCCGCCGGAGCTCTTCTTGTCGTTCTTCCGGGCCTCCTGGCGCCGCTTGCGCTCCAGGCGCTCCTGGCGCCGCCGCTCCGCGCGCGCCTCGGCCCGTGCGATCGCCTTGAGCCGGGCACTGATCCGGTCGCGCTCCGACTCCAGGGCCTGGAGCTGGACCGCGTCGGACTGCTTGGCCTTCGCCGCCTCCTGACGCGCCTCGGCGGTCGAGCGCACGAGCGTCGCGACCTGCGCCTCCTGCTCCTCGGCCTGCGCGGTCAGCTCCTCCTGCAGCTGGAGGTTCTCCGCCGCCGCCTCGCGCTTCACCTTGACGACGTCGCGCGCCTTCTTCACCTTCTCGCGCGTCAGGGCCAGGATCACCTGGGTCGCCTCGAGCTGATCGCCCTGGGCGAGCCGGGCCTCGGTGACCGCCGTGTCGAGGCTGACCTGCTCGGCGTACGTCGCGGCGTCGACGCCGTTGACCAGCGCCGAGAAGGCCCGCAGGCTCGGAGAACCGGACTGGAGCTGCTCCACGGTCGTCCGCTCCAGCACGCGCTCGGCCTTGCGGCTGCGCTTGCGGCCCTTCTTCGCCTCGGTCCGCGCGTCGGAGAGCTCGTCCTCGGCCTCGGTCAGCGCAGCCTGCATCGCCGCGTCACGCGCCTGCGCCGCGGCGAGCTGGGTCCGGGTCGTCGCCAGCGTCGCCCGCGCCGACGTGAGACTGGTCTGGGCGGACTGGAGCGCACGGGTCGCGTTCGCCAGCCTCGCCGAGGAGGCGTCCAGGTCGGATCGGGCACCGGCAATGTCCGACGTCACGTCCTGACGTCGGTCTCTGAGGTCGTCCTTGTCGTCGCCGGAACTGGGACTCGCGACCGCTGCGGTGACGCAGAGCAGGAGAACCAGAACCAAGGCGGCACGTACAGGAACGAGGGGGAAGACTCGCACCACACGCTGCCTCTGCTCGGGGACAGGTCGGGATGAACGTATCCGCCCATTCCGCCAGAACCCGGCATTTCATCACGCTCGGGCGCGTCCGACGGGCCCCTCGGGTCGCCGGACCGCGCCGGCCCGTGTCACACCTTGAGGTAGCGGCGCGTCATCACGAGCGTCGGGATCAGCGCGAGCAGGATCGCCAGGACGGTGGTGTAGATCATCACCCCGCCGGCGTCCTGCCATCTGACCCAGGTCGTCAACGCCCCCAGACGGTCGCGCAGGAAGCCGTAGACCACCCACTGCATGAACGCGGCCAGGCCCAGGCACGCGAGGCCGGCCGAGATCAGTGCCGCGACCAGCGACTCGAGGATGAACGGGAGCTGGATGTGCCAGGTGGACGCACCCACGAGCCGCATGATGCCGATCTCGCGGCGACGGGCGTACGCGGTCATCCGGATGGTGTTCGAGACCTGCAGCACGGCTGCGACGATCAGCAGCAGCGACGTGCCGAGCGCGGCCCAGCGCAGCTTGGAGAGCACCTCGAACAACGGCGCGAGCAGGTCGCGCAGGCTGATCACGCTCGCCACCCCGTCGATCCCGGTGAGCTGGCTGGTGATCCCCTCGGACTGGTTCGGGTCGACCAGAGTCACGCGGTAGGAGACGCCGAACGACTCCGGTCCGAGCGCCTCGAGCTGCTTGCGCCCCTCGGCGTTCTGGCCGAGGCGCTCCTGCGCGAGCTCGTAGTTCTCCTCCGGCGTCCAGCGCTCGTACGAGCGGACCTCCGGATTCTCGTCGAGCGCGGCCTCGACGGCCTGCTCCTGCTGCTCGGTGGCGCGGCCGCCGACGCACGTGTCCGCGGAGGAGTTCTGGGTGCAGAGGTTGACCTGGATCTGCAGCCGGTTGCCGAAGAAGGTCTCGGTGCGGTCCGCCTGAGCCTGCAGCAGCAGACCGAGCGATGCCAGCACCAGCGACACGCTCATCGTGACGACGAGGGAGACCGTCATCGAGAAGTTGCGTCGGATGCCCGTGGTGAGCTCGTTGAAGATGCTTCCGAGTGCCATCGAATCGTCTCGTCAGTTCTCGTAGCCGTAGGCGCCGCGCGACTGGTCGCGGACGAGGTGCCCGCCGGACAGCTCGATCACCCGCTTGCGCATCTGGTCGACGATGCCGACGTCGTGGGTCGCCATGAGCACGGTCGTATCGGTCCGGTTGATCCGGTCGAGCAGCTTCATGATGCCGACGGAGGTCTGCGGGTCGAGGTTGCCCGTCGGCTCGTCGGCGATCAGGATCATCGGACGGTTCACGAAGGCACGAGCGATCGCCACGCGCTGCTGCTCACCGCCCGACAGCTCGTCCGGCATCCGCTCGCCCTTGCCCTCGAGCCCGACCAGCTCCAGCGTCTGCGGGACCACCCGACGGATCTCCGAGCGGGACTTGCCGATGACCTGCAGCGCGAACGCGACGTTCTCCGAGACGGTCTTGTTCGGGAGCAGGCGGAAGTCCTGGAACACCGTGCCGAGCTGACGACGCAGCTTCGGCACCTTCCAGTTCGCCAGGCGGTTGATCTCCTTGCCGGCGACGTAGACCCGTCCTGTGCTCGGCCGCGTCTCCCGCAGGATCATCCTGAGGAAGGTCGACTTGCCGGAGCCGGACTGCCCGACCAGGAACACGAACTCGCCCTTCTCGATCTCAAGATTGATCGAGTCGAGAGCGGGTCTCGGTTGACCGGGGTAGGTCTTCGTGACGTTCTCGAAGCGGATCACCGTGCGAGTGTACGCAGGCTCAGGAAGCGGCAGCCTCAGCGCCACGCCGCCAGCGGATTCCTGCCTCGATGAACGGGTCGATCTCGCCGTCGAACACGGCCTGGGTGTTGCCCGTCTCGTACTCCGTCCGGAGATCCTTGACCATCTGGTACGGATTGAGCACGTACGAGCGCATCTGGTCGCCCCAGGACGCCTGCACGTCACCGCGCAGCTCGTCGAGCTGGGCGCGCTCCTCGGCCTTCTTCAGGGCGAGCAGCTTCGCCTTGAGGATCACCATCGCGCTCGCCTTGTTCTGGAGCTGGCTCTTCTCGTTCTGGCAGCTCACCACGACGCCGGTCGGCAGGTGGGTCAACCGGACCGCGGAGTCGGTCGTGTTGACGCTCTGGCCGCCGGGGCCGGACGAGCGGTACACGTCGACGCGGACCTCGTCCTCGGGGATGTCGATCTCGTCGGTCTGCTCCAGCACCGGGACGACCTCGACCGCGGCGAACGACGTCTGCCGGCGGCCCTGGTTGTCGAACGGGGAGATCCGCACGAGCCGGTGCGTGCCCGACTCCACCGACAGCGTGCCGTAGGCGTACG contains the following coding sequences:
- the ftsE gene encoding cell division ATP-binding protein FtsE, which produces MIRFENVTKTYPGQPRPALDSINLEIEKGEFVFLVGQSGSGKSTFLRMILRETRPSTGRVYVAGKEINRLANWKVPKLRRQLGTVFQDFRLLPNKTVSENVAFALQVIGKSRSEIRRVVPQTLELVGLEGKGERMPDELSGGEQQRVAIARAFVNRPMILIADEPTGNLDPQTSVGIMKLLDRINRTDTTVLMATHDVGIVDQMRKRVIELSGGHLVRDQSRGAYGYEN
- the smpB gene encoding SsrA-binding protein SmpB, producing the protein MAKEPGRKLIAQNRKARHDYHVDDTYEAGLVLTGTEVKSLREGRANLTDGWADIEDGEVWLHGVHIPEYAQGTWTNHTARRKRKLLLHRREIEKIEKAVSNPGVTLVPLSLYFSSGRAKIEVAVARGKKAWDKRQAIAERQATREVQTEIGRRIKGMPG
- a CDS encoding M23 family metallopeptidase is translated as MTSDIAGARSDLDASSARLANATRALQSAQTSLTSARATLATTRTQLAAAQARDAAMQAALTEAEDELSDARTEAKKGRKRSRKAERVLERTTVEQLQSGSPSLRAFSALVNGVDAATYAEQVSLDTAVTEARLAQGDQLEATQVILALTREKVKKARDVVKVKREAAAENLQLQEELTAQAEEQEAQVATLVRSTAEARQEAAKAKQSDAVQLQALESERDRISARLKAIARAEARAERRRQERLERKRRQEARKNDKKSSGGGGGGGGGGSSSGGGSSSGGGGGGGGGGGGGLSYPVSGPITSSYGMRFHPILHVWKLHDGTDFGVGCGTPVYAAASGTVIGAYYNAGYGNRVIISHGRMRGASVATTYNHLSQFSTYEGQYVSRGETIGYVGSTGYSTGCHLHFMVLKNGNTRDPMNWL
- the ftsX gene encoding permease-like cell division protein FtsX, which gives rise to MALGSIFNELTTGIRRNFSMTVSLVVTMSVSLVLASLGLLLQAQADRTETFFGNRLQIQVNLCTQNSSADTCVGGRATEQQEQAVEAALDENPEVRSYERWTPEENYELAQERLGQNAEGRKQLEALGPESFGVSYRVTLVDPNQSEGITSQLTGIDGVASVISLRDLLAPLFEVLSKLRWAALGTSLLLIVAAVLQVSNTIRMTAYARRREIGIMRLVGASTWHIQLPFILESLVAALISAGLACLGLAAFMQWVVYGFLRDRLGALTTWVRWQDAGGVMIYTTVLAILLALIPTLVMTRRYLKV
- the prfB gene encoding peptide chain release factor 2; translated protein: MARDYDAALKALGTTMTSIESVLDLDAMRAEIADLQEQVAAPDLWDDQANAQRVTGRLSVLQAELERVSGLRSRIDDLAVLVELGTEEGDSDVLAEADVELGRLEQAVEALEVRTLLSGEYDAREALVTIRSGAGGVDAADFAEMLQRMYVRWAEQHKYPVEVYDTSYAEEAGIKSTTFAVKAPYAYGTLSVESGTHRLVRISPFDNQGRRQTSFAAVEVVPVLEQTDEIDIPEDEVRVDVYRSSGPGGQSVNTTDSAVRLTHLPTGVVVSCQNEKSQLQNKASAMVILKAKLLALKKAEERAQLDELRGDVQASWGDQMRSYVLNPYQMVKDLRTEYETGNTQAVFDGEIDPFIEAGIRWRRGAEAAAS
- a CDS encoding amidohydrolase family protein, producing MTDPLPGAALSDAALSDAALSDDGLPEFCARLGIPGLFDAHVHFLPPRVMQKVWSYFDAAGPLTGREWPITYRWSDGERVAHLERMGVLRFSALPYAHKPGIAEFLNDWAADFADTYGNALRSATFYPEPEAGAYVRARIDAGTEIFKTHIQVGEFDPTDPMLDEVWGALTDSQTPVVVHAGSGPAPGRFTGPELIGRVLAAFPTLPMIVAHMGVPEYGAFLDFAERYPNVRLDTTMVFTDFTEETTPFPTDDLGRLKDLQPRVLLGSDFPNIPYAYAHQVEALARLDLGDDWLRDVLWRNGLALFDA